Proteins encoded together in one Telopea speciosissima isolate NSW1024214 ecotype Mountain lineage chromosome 4, Tspe_v1, whole genome shotgun sequence window:
- the LOC122658004 gene encoding autophagy-related protein 18h-like has translation MRKAKVVGGGVGGGRNNGLLPNSFRIISSCLKTVSTNASSVASTVRSAGASVAASIAVASEDQKDQVLWADFDNLELGQSVVKRVLLLGYSNGFQVLDVEDASNVNELVSKRDGPVTFLQMQPIPAKSKGQEGFIASHPLLLVVAGDETASSGPVQAFGGHIRDGNIEPQPGNSISPTAVRFYSLRSHSYVHVLRFRSAIYTVRCSPRIVAVGLGTQIYCFDALTLENKFSVLTYPVPQLGGQGVVGVNMGYGPMAVGPRWLAYASNNPLLSNTGRLSPQNLTPSPGVSPSTSPGNGTLVARYAMESSKQLAAGIINLGDMGYKTLSKYYQELLPDGSNAPVSKISNWKVGRLASATHSSETDNAGMVVIKDFESRAVISQFKAHSSPISALCFDPSGTLLVTASNHGNNINIFRIMPSCIPTGSGTPSYDWSSSHVHLYKLYRGITTAVIQDICFSHFSQWIAIVSSRGTCHIFVLSPFGGDAGLQTQGAHNDGPILSPGLSLPWWSTSSCSINQQAFPPPPPITISVVSRLKDGSSGWLNTVSNAAASATGKVFVPSGALAAVFHNSVSHSSQDSSSKTLEHLLVYTPSGHLVQHGLLPSLGTEPNDSGARTGSGSFVQVQDEELKVRVEPVQWWDVCRRSDWPEREVCISLVTRGGQDAAESVMDNSDEEHVDMNHAMDSNSITGVKGLVKPFERPHWYLSNAEVQIYTGRIPIWQKSKIYFHMMIPLGSNERMVTNDNVGGEIEIEKIPAHEVEMRRKDLLPVFDHFHSVQSDWSDRGPFVGGSTNVLSPDPHRTKGKLMEENVSYNKSASLGSVRSLNRGSPRTTESLLDLYQANILTYHAPVDQSVNEIYGEKRHSNTQISTLVTQSSSEHNHESILPKCSITGDCQLDDIVVNDASSSRGNTHSLGRPISEGVPSTNAGGISEVINTRGVSEITNSSSDRSGSSPNNLAEGPPHVDLQDPLDFGQYFQEGYCKVTELNGCHELTDINDADSSSSHCERERIEEDEENDDMLGGVFAFSEEG, from the exons ATGAGGAAGGCAAaggttgttggtggtggtgttggcggTGGTAGGAATAACGGCTTGTTGCCCAATTCTTTTCGTATAATTTCGTCTTGCCTGAAGACGGTATCAACTAATGCTAGCTCGGTTGCTTCCACGGTTCGCTCAGCTGGGGCTTCCGTCGCCGCTTCTATCGCTGTAGCTTCCGAGGATCAGAAAGACCAG GTATTATGGGCTGACTTTGACAATCTAGAGCTTGGTCAGTCTGTCGTCAAACGTGTTCTGTTACTTGGTTACTCTAATGGATTCCAAGTCCTTGATGTTGAAGATGCCTCCAATGTCAATGAATTGGTCTCAAAACGTGATGGTCCAGTTACTTTCCTACAGATGCAGCCCATCCCTGCAAAGTCCAAAGGTCAGGAAGGATTTATAGCGTCTCACCCCTTACTGTTGGTTGTTGCTGGGGATGAGACTGCGTCTTCAGGTCCAGTTCAAGCTTTTGGGGGGCACATCAGAGATGGTAATATTGAGCCTCAACCGGGAAACTCTATCTCTCCTACAGCTGTTCGGTTCTACTCACTAAGGTCACACAGTTATGTGCATGTTCTAAGATTTCGGTCGGCTATATATACTGTTAGATGCAGCCCACGGATAGTTGCCGTGGGTCTTGGAACTCAA ATATACTGCTTTGATGCTCTTACTCTTGAGAATAAATTCAGTGTTCTGACCTATCCTGTCCCTCAGCTGGGTGGACAAGGAGTTGTCGGGGTTAACATGGGCTATGGTCCAATGGCTGTTGGTCCCAGGTGGTTAGCTTATGCTTCCAACAATCCTCTGTTGTCAAACACAGGCCGCCTTAGTCCACAGAATCTTACCCCTTCTCCAGGTGTTAGTCCATCTACTTCACCTGGCAATGGGACCTTGGTTGCTCGTTATGCGATGGAGTCAAGCAAACAGTTAGCTGCTGGCATAATCAATCTTGGTGACATGGGATACAAAACTTTGTCCAAATACTATCAGGAGCTTTTACCGGATGGTTCAAACGCTCCTGTATCAAAAATTTCAAACTGGAAAGTTGGTAGACTTGCATCAGCCACGCATTCTAGTGAAACAGATAATGCAGGGATG GTTGTCATTAAGGATTTCGAATCCAGGGCTGTTATTTCTCAATTTAAGGCCCATTCAAGTCCAATTTCTGCACTCTGTTTTGACCCAAGTGGGACGCTTTTGGTAACTGCATCTAATCATGGGAACAACATAAACATTTTCCGGATCATGCCATCCTGCATCCCAACTGGATCAGGCACACCTAGCTATGATTGGAGCTCTTCTCATGTGCATTTATACAAGTTATATCGTGGAATAACAACGGCA GTCATACAAGACATATGTTTCAGTCATTTTAGTCAGTGGATAGCTATTGTTTCATCTAGAGGAACTTGccatatttttgttttatcaccttttggtggtgatgctggtctTCAAACACAAGGTGCTCATAACGATGGGCCTATTCTTTCACCAGGTCTATCTTTACCATGGTGGTCTACTTCATCTTGCTCAATAAACCAGCAAGCtttcccaccaccaccacctataACAATCTCTGTGGTAAGCCGGTTAAAGGATGGTAGCTCTGGGTGGCTTAATACAGTAAGTAATGCAGCAGCTTCAGCAACGGGGAAAGTATTTGTACCCTCTGGTGCTCTTGCTGCTGTTTTCCACAATTCTGTATCTCACAGTTCTCAAGACTCTTCCTCAAAGACTTTGGAGCACCTTCTAGTTTATACTCCATCTGGTCATCTTGTTCAACATGGACTTCTGCCATCCTTGGGGACAGAACCGAATGATAGTGGTGCAAGAACTGGGTCAGGTTCTTTTGTGCAAGTACAGGATGAGGAGTTAAAAGTGAGAGTTGAACCTGTCCAATGGTGGGATGTTTGCCGAAGATCTGATTGGCCAGAAAGAGAGGTTTGTATTTCCCTAGTGACCCGTGGTGGACAAGACGCTGCAGAAAGTGTCATGGATAATTCTGATGAGGAACATGTTGATATGAATCATGCcatggattcaaatagtataaCTGGGGTTAAAGGTTTGGTAAAACCCTTTGAAAGGCCTCACTGGTATCTCTCCAATGCAGAGGTGCAGATATACACAGGGAGGATACCCATATGGCAGAAATCTAAG ATATATTTTCATATGATGATTCCTTTGGGGTCTAATGAGAGGATGGTTACCAACGATAATGTGGGTGgggaaattgaaattgaaaagaTCCCTGCTCATGAGGTCGAAATGAGGCGCAAGGATTTGCTTCCCGTGTTTGATCATTTCCATAGTGTTCAGTCTGATTGGAGTGACAG GGGCCCTTTTGTGGGGGGATCCACAAATGTTTTGTCTCCTGATCCTCATCGAACTAAGGGCAAGTTAATGGAAGAGAATGTTAGTTACAATAAGTCGGCATCCCTTGGATCAGTGCGAAGCTTGAACAGAG GATCACCAAGAACAACTGAGAGTTTGCTTGATTTATATCAAGCAAATATACTGACGTATCATGCACCTGTGGATCAATCTGTGAATGAgatatatggtgaaaagaggcACAGTAATACACAGATATCCACTCTTGTGACCCAAAGCTCCTCTGAACACAATCATGAATCAATTCTTCCTAAATGTTCTATAACAGGTGATTGCCAACTGGATGATATTGTTGTTAATGATGCATCCTCTTCAAGGGGCAACACACACAGTCTTGGGAGACCTATCTCTGAAGGAGTTCCCTCCACAAATGCTGGTGGCATTAGTGAAGTCATAAACACTAGAGGGGTTAGTGAAATAACAAATTCAAGTTCTGATCGTTCTGGTTCTAGTCCAAACAATCTTGCTGAAGGCCCTCCACATGTAGACCTGCAAGATCCTCTAGATTTTGGGCAGTATTTTCAAGAAGGCTATTGTAAGGTAACAGAGCTCAATGGGTGTCATGAGCTTACTGACATTAATGACGCTGACAGCAGCAGTAGCCACTGCGAGAGGGAAAGAATTGAGGAGGACGAAGAGAATGATGACATGCTAGGGGGTGTATTTGCCTTCAGTGAAGAAG GTTGA